The following coding sequences lie in one Rutidosis leptorrhynchoides isolate AG116_Rl617_1_P2 chromosome 4, CSIRO_AGI_Rlap_v1, whole genome shotgun sequence genomic window:
- the LOC139842285 gene encoding uncharacterized protein — MATGHTIDPTLTPATEDFNSPDHPLFLHQNDHPGLILISKKLTGSDNNSSWRRSMTIALNAKNKLQIVTNQFVEPEVNLRSRALWERTNDMIISWILNTITDQISNSLNFVNTACKELHEHYSQLDGHRIYQLTNDITQHKQNQCTIEVYYQKLKGYWDEIDAIEAPYVRTFACTCENGRLNAERDQGKRLMQFLMGLDESYSNIRDQVLLI, encoded by the coding sequence ATGGCGACTGGTCACACAATCGATCCAACACTAACACCTGCAACTGAAGACTTCAATTCACCGGATCATCCTCTGTTCCTTCATCAAAATGATCACCCTGGCTTAATCCTCATTTCGAAGAAACTTACAGGATCAGATAATAATAGTTCCTGGCGACGATCTATGACGATCGCACTAAATGCTAAGAACAAATTACAAATTGTTACTAATCAATTTGTTGAACCTGAAGTCAATTTAAGATCTAGGGCACTATGGGAAAGGACAAATGATATGATAATCTCCTGGATACTCAACACGATCACAGATCAAATAAGCAATTCTCTAAACTTTGTTAATACAGCTTGTAAAGAATTACATGAGCATTACTCTCAATTGGATGGTCACAGAATCTACCAACTCACAAATGACATCACTCAACATAAGCAGAATCAATGCACTATAGAGGTATATTATCAAAAGCTTAAAGGTTACTGGGATGAAATAGATGCAATAGAAGCACCATATGTCCGTACCTTTGCTTGTACATGTGAAAATGGAAGGTTAAATGCAGAAAGAGATCAAGGAAAGAGGTTAATGCAATTTCTCATGGGGCTTGATGAGTCCTACTCTAACATCAGGGACCAAGTATTACTAATATAA